GGCAAAGGAGACGTCGTCGACGGCCTTGACGGTGGCAAGCTCGGCGGTGATCCAGGAGGTCTTGCGCGACACCAGGAAATGCGTCTTCAGGCCTTCGACCGAGAGGAGCGGGGCACCCGCATAGTCGATCGCGCCCTGGGGCTCGCCGCCCGTGCCGGCAAAGACCTCCAGCCCCGCGGCAAGCTCCGCCGAGCGGTGGCAGCGGGCCCAGTGCCCCTCCCCGACCGGGTCCAGCTCCGGTGCCGCCGTCTCGCACCTCGCGATCTTCGCCGGACAGCGCGGCGCGAAACGGCAGCCTACCGGCGGCGAGCGCAGGTCCGGGGGCATGCCCTCGATCGTTTCCAGGCGCTGGCCGCGCGGCCGGTCGAGCCGGGGCACCGAGCGCATCAGGCCGACCGTATAGGGATGGCGCGGCGCTAGGAAAATGTCGTCGGCCGAGCCGGTCTCGACGATCCGCGCGGCGTACATGACGGCGACCCGATCGGCGTAGCGCGCGACGATGCCGAGATTGTGGGTGATGATCACCATCGCGATGCCGAGCCGCCGCGACAGGTCCTTCATCAGTTCCAGGATCTGCGCCTGGATGGTGACGTCGAGCGCGGTGGTCGGCTCGTCGGCAATGATCAACTTGGGATTACAGGCCAGCCCGATGGCGATCATGATGCGCTGGCGCATGCCGCCGGACATCTGGTGCGGATACTGATCGAGCCGCCGCTCGGGATCGGTGATGCCGACCAGCGTCAGCAGTTCCACGGCCCGCGTCCGCGCCTCGGCCTCGCTCATGGCGAGATGGATCAGCAGCGGTTCCATCACCTGCAAGCCGATCGTGAGCACCGGATTGAGCGAGGTCATCGGCTCCTGGAAGATCATCGCGATGTCGCGGCCACGGATGGCGCGCATGTCCTCGGCGGCGAGCTTGAGCAGATCGCGGCCCTCGAACAGGATCTCGCCCTTCTCGACCCGGCCGGCGGGCCTGGCGAGCAGGCCCATCACGGCCAGCGAAGAAACCGACTTGCCGCAGCCGCTTTCCCCGACGATCGCGAGGATCTCGCCCGGATGAACATCGTAGGAGACACCTTCGACCGCCCGGACGATGCCGCGCGAGGTGTGGAAGTGAACATGCAGGTCGCGCACGCTCAAAAGCGCCTCGCCGCCCTTGCCGCGGGCGGCTGCGGCACCGGCGCTCGCGTCAGGAGCCGCGGTCTCGGCCAGAGCCATGGGGTTGTCCTCGCCTGGAAGGTCTTTTTTGTCGTTGTTGTCGGACAGTAGTTCCGCCGACCCGGAATTCAAACGCCTGCAGCGCGTGAAAATACGTAGCACAACCGCCTGCGCACCGGCGGAACAGGCTGCGCTGCCGCTGCGGCCCGGTCATGACCGGGCCTCGCCGGCAGCAAGGCTTTGCGCGAGCACCCGCGCGACATGCACCGCCTCGCGCCCCGCGCCGTCGGCGATCTGATGCCGGCAGGACGTGCCGTCGGCGACCACGATATGGTCGGGTCCGGCCTTGCGGACCGCCGGCAGCAGCGACAGCTCGGCCATGGCGAGCGACACGTCGATCGTGTCGCGGTGATAGCCGAAGGCACCGGCCATGCCGCAGCAGGAGCTCTCCACGGTCTCAACCGCGAGGCCGGGCACCAGGCGCAAGGTACCCTCCACCGCCCCCATCGCGCCGAAGGCCTTCTGATGGCAATGGCCGTGCAGCAGGACCTTGGTCTCGCCCAGCGGGTGGAGCGGCAACGCCAGCCGGCCGACCTTGGCCTCGGCCGCGATGAATTCCTCGAACAGGACGGCCGCGCCCGCGACCGTTTCGCTCGCCGGACTGCGCAGCAGCGCCGGGATCTCGTCGCGCAGGGTGAAGAGACAGGAGGGCTCGAGCCCGATCACCGGCACGCCGCGTGCGGCGAAGGGTTCGAGCGCCGCGACGAGCCGCTCGGCCTCCGCGCGGGCATGATCGACCATGCCGGTGGCAAGGTAGGTCCGGCCGCAGCAGAGGTTCCGTTTCGAGCCGTCGGCGGCCCGTGCATGATGCACCCGATAGCCGCCGGCCAGCAGCACCGCGACCGCCGCGTCGAGGTTCTCCCGTTCGAAGGCGCGGTTGAACGTGTCGGCCAGCAGCACGACCTCGCGCCCGCCTTCCCGCCCTTCGCTCGGCGCGGGCGGCGAGAAGACGTCCGAGCGCCAGGCCGGCAGCGAGCGGCGCGCGGAGAAGCCGGCGAGCTTTTCCGACAGCGCGGCGAGCCCGGGCAGCCGGTCGCGCAGGTTCAGAAGCCAGGGCAGTCTCGACGCGAGGCCGGCATAGCGCGGCAGGTGCGCCACCAGCCGGTCGTGCAGGCTCGCGCCATGGGCGGCCCGCCGCGCCGCGGTCACCTCGATCTTCATGCGCGCCATGTCGACGCCAGTCGGACATTCGCGCTTGCAGGCCTTGCAGGAGACGCAGAGCTTCAGGCTTTCGGCCATGTCGGGCCCGGTCAGCGCGTCGGGCCCGAGCTGGCCGGTCATGGCGAGGCGCAAGGTATTGGCCCTGCCGCGCGTGACATGCTGCTCGTCGCGCGTCACGCGATAGCTCGGACACATGGCGCCGCCGTCGAGCTTCCGGCACGTGCCGTTGTTGTTGCACATCTCGATGGCGCCGAGGAAGCCTTGCGAGGCACCGGGATAGGCCGACCAGTCGAGCGCGGGGGTGATCTCCGCGCCGCGATAGTCCGGCGGATAGCGGAACAGGCTGCGGTCGTCCATGCGCGGCGCCCGTACGATCTTGGCCGGATTGTACAGGCCGGCGGGATCAAAGCGATCCTTCACCTCCTCGAAGGCGCGGACCAGCCGGCTGCCGAACATCTGCTCGTGGAACTCGGAACGGACGATGCCGTCGCCATGCTCGCCGGAATGCGATCCCTTGTATCGGCGCACCAGCGCAAAAGCCTGCTCGGCCATGGAGCGCATGCGCTTCGCGTCGACGTCGAGCTTCATGTTGAGCACAGGGCGCACATGCAGGCAGCCGACGGAGGCGTGGGCATACCAGGTGCCGGTGGTGCCGTGCGCCCTGAAGATCTCGGTGAGTCCGGCCGTATAGGCTGCGAGGTCCTTCAGCGGAACGGCGCAATCCTCGACGAAGGAGACCGGCTTGCCGGCCTCCTTCATGCTCATCATGATGTTGAGGCCCGAGGAACGCATCTCGGTGACCGCCGCCTGCCACGCCGGCTCGATGACCGGCATGACACCGCCGAAGCGGGCGCCCGG
This portion of the bacterium YEK0313 genome encodes:
- the glpC gene encoding Anaerobic glycerol-3-phosphate dehydrogenase subunit C, which translates into the protein MAGSAAQASGTLERRLRAELKGDVLFDAFSRGRYATDASIYQIMPTGVVVPETMDDAVRAIAIAREEGVTVLPRGGGTSQCGQTVNASLVVDCSKRLNRILDLDVAGRTARVEPGIVLDDLNRQLKRHGLWFPVDVSTASRATIGGMTANNSCGGRSLRYGTMRDNVLAVEAALANGERRWFGEVTRAEAMRNDGDLLTRDLLALGEREAAEVAERFPKVQRRVGGYNLDALAPNGPTNNMAHILVGSEGTLGFTTAVDIRLWPLIGPKVFGICHFGAFHEAMDAAQHLVALAPIAIELVDRTMIGLARDIAMFRPTIERVVRGDPDALLVVEFAEASEADNLGKLKELETLMGDLGFGWDRPGARFGGVMPVIEPAWQAAVTEMRSSGLNIMMSMKEAGKPVSFVEDCAVPLKDLAAYTAGLTEIFRAHGTTGTWYAHASVGCLHVRPVLNMKLDVDAKRMRSMAEQAFALVRRYKGSHSGEHGDGIVRSEFHEQMFGSRLVRAFEEVKDRFDPAGLYNPAKIVRAPRMDDRSLFRYPPDYRGAEITPALDWSAYPGASQGFLGAIEMCNNNGTCRKLDGGAMCPSYRVTRDEQHVTRGRANTLRLAMTGQLGPDALTGPDMAESLKLCVSCKACKRECPTGVDMARMKIEVTAARRAAHGASLHDRLVAHLPRYAGLASRLPWLLNLRDRLPGLAALSEKLAGFSARRSLPAWRSDVFSPPAPSEGREGGREVVLLADTFNRAFERENLDAAVAVLLAGGYRVHHARAADGSKRNLCCGRTYLATGMVDHARAEAERLVAALEPFAARGVPVIGLEPSCLFTLRDEIPALLRSPASETVAGAAVLFEEFIAAEAKVGRLALPLHPLGETKVLLHGHCHQKAFGAMGAVEGTLRLVPGLAVETVESSCCGMAGAFGYHRDTIDVSLAMAELSLLPAVRKAGPDHIVVADGTSCRHQIADGAGREAVHVARVLAQSLAAGEARS
- the gsiA_2 gene encoding Glutathione import ATP-binding protein GsiA, whose translation is MALAETAAPDASAGAAAARGKGGEALLSVRDLHVHFHTSRGIVRAVEGVSYDVHPGEILAIVGESGCGKSVSSLAVMGLLARPAGRVEKGEILFEGRDLLKLAAEDMRAIRGRDIAMIFQEPMTSLNPVLTIGLQVMEPLLIHLAMSEAEARTRAVELLTLVGITDPERRLDQYPHQMSGGMRQRIMIAIGLACNPKLIIADEPTTALDVTIQAQILELMKDLSRRLGIAMVIITHNLGIVARYADRVAVMYAARIVETGSADDIFLAPRHPYTVGLMRSVPRLDRPRGQRLETIEGMPPDLRSPPVGCRFAPRCPAKIARCETAAPELDPVGEGHWARCHRSAELAAGLEVFAGTGGEPQGAIDYAGAPLLSVEGLKTHFLVSRKTSWITAELATVKAVDDVSFAIRKGETLGLVGESGCGKTTVGRTVLRLETPTEGAIRFEDRDLAGLSQKDLRPVRRRMQVVFQDPFSSLNPRMTVGDIIAEPMLVHGIVATKAEARAKVDDYLTRVGLFPYMAERYPHEMSGGQRQRIGIARALAFQPDLIVCDEPVSALDVSIQGQVINLLEDLKRTFDLTFLFIAHDLAVVRHISDRIVVMYLGRIMEVADRDALYAEPLHPYTRALLDAAPVPDPVKERARQPRALAGEIPSPLNPPKGCVFHTRCPLADDHCRAVVPAPRERAGHIVACHKA